agggatgcctgggtggctcagcagttgagcatatgcctttggctcaaggcgtgatcctggggtccgggatcaagtcctgcatcaggctccctgagaagagcctACTTTTCcaactctgcctatgtctctgcctctctctgtctctcatgaataaaaaaaaatctttaaaaaataaaatttacacatTGAGTAGAGAGTTAGATTAAGTTTCCTAAAAGGTCTCTTCTAGTtctaatgtgtttgttttttaaattctattatctttaaaattttttttcactggaattttatgaaatcaaatctttttaagtGAGCCATTATAGGACTGTTTTGCTCAGTTCTTTGTTGTAAGCTTATTTGGCCAGATGAATCATGTAGTATATTTAAAACTCTCATACAACTCCAGATCTAATGATGCACTACATTATGATGATACTTATCTTCAGTGATCCTATGCATATATGATAAGAATGAAGAGAGCAGAGaaccaaaaaaatacaagtttaatGTTCAATCAATATAGATAACATGTAAAAAGATTAGAAATCATTAGGTTTGTGATAATAGTCCATGAATTTCTCATTGTAACATTGTGATAATAGTTCATGAATTTCTCATTGTCTTGTGATTTGTCCTGACATTTTGCAGAATCCAAGATTAATTAAAGAAATGGTTtcaaggggatccttgggtggctcagtggtttagcacctgccttcggcccagggcttgatcttggagactgggatcaaatcccacatcaggctccctgcatggagcctgcttctccctctgcctgtgtctctgcctctctctatctccctctgtctctcattaataaataaataaaatctttaaaaaaaaaaaaaaaagaaatggtttcaaGAAGGAAGTGAATACTCTGAAAATATACTTACCTTCCTGAATTGGGCTTTTCATCAGGAAAGCCTTAAGTATGCACATGAGCCATCCTTTCAgaggaaaatatcttaaaaattctccCATGATTTGAACCAAAGAAAGTACTCCTGATAGAATTGTTAACTTCTAATCGTTCCTGCTGCCCCAACTTTTactaattttgaaaagaatattgaCTTGAAATTCTGTCCGGAATAATTAtcaactaatttttatttaatatcttaaatttcgttgtaaatatattttccatgaaGATATAGACCTTGTAAATTGAGTTCATGTGGACTATTGAGGATAGCACATAAGTTTTTGTTGTGGATTGTGAAGCTTAACATAGATACTCTGAGCTCTTAAATTGATAAAGCAGTTGTCCCTTGTTATGTGTACTaagataaaagcaataaaatacttGTGTcagtttttatcataaacaaTCATAGATCACTAAGTTCAGAAGTTTAGCCTCTGTTATTGCAGTTTAGGGACTTGCTTCCagttactcatttattttttcattgattgCCCACAGAATGCAAAGCACTGTGTCCTTGGATTTTTATAAGATGGTGATTTCAAATTGCTAGTGTTGCCCATTAGTGATCGTAAATCAGTTTGGTGAGCCATAGGACAGCATGTTTTTGTCTAATTAATAGAAGCCATCAGAGTACCTAGCATGTAGTGAACATattgttttataagttttttgtTCTGTCAAATGTATTTATAGTCCTTACTTTGTGAATGTatgtatgtcttaactttggagCATATTAGACAAGTTTGAAATACACCAACATGAGGGATGAAAAATCCATTAACACTTTAATAGATATACAACATACTATAATGTTGatgtaaataaattttgtttatataagaAAACATTGAAGACCGGTTGGAGGTATACCTAAGTGGTAAGAAATGTCATATAGGCTGGCATTATGCAAGTTGACTTGTATAAGATATGACTATGGTAGTTTTCAGACCTTACATGTTGATTCCTTGGAATGCTTGTTAAATGCAACTTCTGCTGCCctgagagtgagtgagcaggtcTAGAATGGGGCTCAGGAACTGGAATTTTTAATGAACAGGACAAGTGAATGATGGAGTTTCTCTGGCTACGCTTGGAGAATCATTTGTTCATCTTTGAGGATTTTCTCATAGTGCTTAATACTAATTTTAGTCAGACTCCTTGGACTTGAACTCCTGTTCCTCTACTTATAAACTTgttcttgaaaattttctttttgtttctttgtgaatGCTTTTATGTCTCAAAGGCTTACTAAACTTTCATTGTTtacaaaaacactttaaaaatagattactGTTTTACATTAACatattaagataaaaacagatCTAACCATGTCTttgttgaagaaaagaaaaaccctgtagaactaaaattttgttttttatggcttTTCCTATTGACATCTTTTTCCAACCTACCAAACTAATATATTCTTATTGTAGAAGTACAGAAAAGTGTATAGAGCTTGATTAACAGTTTCAAAATGCATTCCTTTTACAGCTTCGAGATTGCATCCAAAAGACCTTGAATGAGTGGAGTTCCCAAATCAGCCCTGATTTGGTCAGGGTGAGTAAAATGTGAATGAAGAAATCACGCAGGTCAAAAGCAAAGTGCAGTAAGCAGGAAATTAATTTTCCCAGTTTTGACAGGGAAGTCAAATAGGCAATTAGCATAAAACTCCTGTGGCTGATTTACTGAGATGGTTGACTGACCCAGTATGCTTAAGcataaaacagaaaatccagGATGTTACCAACTCTTCAACTAGACTAGATACCAGGATTCTCTCTGTTAAATTCCCACCACAGTTTCTTCACAGCATATTTTGTTCCAGTTTATATTTAGTCTAGTAAAGGAATAATTATTGAACAGTTTTGGTTGTTAGGTAGAGTAAATATGgtcactaaaaattttttaatgtcagTTTCAAATGGAACACTGGGCATTTCATTAAATGTTAATAAAggactattataaatattaatatacagaCCACCTGTCTGCAAACCATTCTTTGGAATCCAACTCAGCCAAAAGCTCATAAAAATTACATAGACTACTTTAAGACTACGGAAGAGGACATGTGCCAGAAACAGTTGTTGCTGTGGGCATTCTGCAAGTTTAAACTCTATAGCTGTTAGGCAGATGTTGATTAATGTCTTCTTtcagtctctgtttctctgaaatGACATTTGCCTCTATGCATGACTGATAAACACTTACTAAGCccttgttatgtgccaggcattgtaaTATGCTCAAGAATTGTGGGAAATGCCTCattgtttactttgttttaatcTTGTGAGTTAATATATTTCTGATTTACATGTACTaacattttaccatttttcttgtaaattattataatatgttAGAATTGCCTTTACCTTTTTATTGCACTCAGAAAAACTCTTGGTTTAAAATGTTTGTGATTAATAAGTTTTTAGGATGTCATTATGCAGaatgagtaaatatttgctgtttttcattggtttcatttttaaccAAAATTTGTGCTGTGTTGGTGGTTCGAACTCCTCGTGGCTCCTCGCGGCTGCTCCCATGCTCCCACCACTACCATTTGTTTAGGGTTTTTTGATCATGCATTCCTCGAGTACCTGATCAGAATGAGATACTTTTTCCCAGAAAATGGATACACATACACagcattttatctttctttcaggACTTTATAAACCTTATGCAGCCCATCCAGATGTTAGGTATCTGTTATGTTATGGTTCTCTGTttcgttgttttgttttgttttgttttggttctcTTTCTAAAGGGTATTATGGACAGTAGAAAATATATAGCTtatcaaaaacattaattttttttaaaaaacattaattttgtatttattgtaaACATCATGTGTTTTTGTAGGAATTTCCAGATGTCTTGGAATGTACTGTATCTCATGCAGTAGAAAAGATCAACCCtgatgaaagagaagagatgaaaGTTTCTGGTAAAGTCAAGccttcagaatttattttgttatacaGTGGAAGTGATAGTGAGGTTTTGTCAGGCAATGGAATAAGCCTTTCTTTGCTTCTGGTAATAAGTGACTCAGTCACTAAGTGTGAGcaatagattcttttttaagCATAATGTAAACTCCAAGAGGAAGTTATAGGAGGTCAGGTTTGGCACTTAAGTGGAGTCAGAAAAGGACTTCGCCTTGCCATTCTTCAGGAAGGTCTCACTAACTTATATGTCGGACTTCAGGAATATTAAgttggagaaaatggaaagaataaagggAAGGCTTAAGAGCTGTATCTATCCAAAGTGAGCATAGGCTCTCTTTTCCTGGTGGAACACTGTTGAGCAATGGCTGAAATCACCAGGAAGTGTAGACAGAAGTCTGGGCAACAAGTTGcatgaaaaggaattaaaatacatGTTGCACCCATTCAACAAATGTATCGAGTGCATATTTTCCAGAGACCATGCTAAGttcaaggaatgaaaaaaaaaaaaaaaaaagacagttcttGCCCTCAGCTTACAGTCAGCATAGCATAGTCATTAAAAGCTTGAATTTAGCTAGATCAAAATTGCTTGGTATGCAGATTACTGACTGGTATAATCTTGGGCtaacaagttatttaatctctctgagccctattttttcatctataaaatagggatgcaTCTGTTTAATGGGCTTCTTCGTAAATTAGATGAAATAACCAAAAAAACACATAACAGTGCTTGGCAAAAAGTGAAGtgctgggatgcttgggtggctcagtggttgcgcatctgccttcggctcagggtgtaatcccgggatccaggattgagttctgcgtGGGGCTCCTTGCGaagagcctgcttgtctctctgcctatgtctctgcctctctctgtgtgtccctcttgaataaataaataaaatctttttaaaatataaaaaatgaagggctaagtagctattatttattaccatttgtggttgtgattattttttattagggTGGACATGTAAGATGAGATAGGGCATTGTTTTTTGACTCAgtaactaccatttattgagcctTGTTTTATACCAGGCACTGTACTTAGCACATTTGGgttatattactttatattacTTACATGATTGTCAAAACAATTGTATAAGGTAGGTATACCTAGTCCCATTGCACAAGTGACATTAAACAACTTGAAAGTTGTCATATAACTAGCAAATGGTTAAACCAGGAATCCATCCAGGTATGCCTGACTCCAAAACCCATCTCTTTCTATTAATTTCACATTGCTATTTGTGTTGGAAAGGAAGTAAAAGCAATCTCTTCTCTGTGGTTGATTGTAATTTTTCATGGTTTAGACCTATCTTGGAGCTTTTTCAGGTTCTCCTCAGTTCCTAGAgggcttgagattttttttttaaagattttattaaaaaaaaaaagattttatttatttattcatgagagacacagattgagagagaggcagagacataggcagaggaagaaacaggctccctgcagggagcccaatgcaggactcccatcccaggacccctggatcccaacctgagccaaaggcagatgctcaaccactgagccacccaggtgccccagggcttgAGATTATTTATAGGTATCAAAATTCTCCCCATATGAAGAGCTTTCCTTTCTCTACATATCTAAAAATGCCTCCTCTTTCAGAGAAAGGAGACCATTTTAAATGGCACAAATTCATGGCCAGAGGGATAATGATAGGAGGAGTTTTCATGGAGTATAATTACGGGAGCTATGGGTGGATTAAAGTAGTGAAGATTAACTCTCACCTGGCAGGGGAGTGGCGATGACTTTTAAATAGGGAAGTAGCATAAGGAAATCAATGCTTTAGGAAGATTATCTAACAgtaaaaaggaaaggacaaataaatatacaaggtAAATTTGTTGTATTTGTTGAATACTGGGAAATTCACATAGAGTGATTTCATTAgccctcttttctctccattcccttttctgattttctctcctaCTACTCTATTgaataaatttagattttaaacaATGAATTTACATGAAGtgaatctttacaaataaatttgaGTTTGAATCAAGTCAAAGCCTCAATCTTATGGAAAACTACTCAGTTTACCTGGTAACCAAAGAAATGCCAATTAATGCACTCCTGGACAGGTGTATATTACATCTACTAAATTAGCAAAAACATATAGTTTTTGATAGTGTCCTATATTGTTAGGAGAGcaattcttaatttttagttGGGTGGGAAACTGGTACAAATCTTTTATATAGAAGTAGGAAGTAAATAAGAACAagattcagggtgcctgggtggctaagtcagttaagcgtctgatttcagctcaggtcatgatctcagggtcctgggatcaagccccatttctGGCcgtgctcagggaggagtctgcctctccatcttcctctgcctctcctcccactcttgtgctctttctcaaataaataaaatcttaaaaaagaacaaaattcacaAAAAAGATCATACCCTTTGactcatatacatatttttaacaatttgtCCTTAGGAAATGCTTCAGCAGACAGTGGCGCAAAGTTACCAAGATGTTTATTTTAGCATTGTACGTGATAACAAAAAACTGGAACTAACGTAAATGTTCAAAAAGTAGGAAATCATTTGAGTTATAACGTATCaaaattatagaataatattcagccattaaaaatgaatatctaaaagtattcattaaaatagagtatacaataaaataaaataaaataaaataaaataaataaaatagagtatacaagagcagccccggtggctcaacggtttagcgccaccttcagcccagggcgtgatcctggatacccggaatcgagtcccacctcaggctccctgcatagagcctgcttctccctgtgcctctgcctctctctctctgtctctctgtctctctctctctgtctctctgtctttcatgattaaataaataaaatctttttttattttaaagatttatttatttatttatttaattatagagAGACATGTAAAAGAGAcagatgtaaaaaaatatattacataaaggCAAACTAAATAGAAGTGGAATAAATGTTACCTATCTTCATATGATCAAAAGCTGGAAGCTAATGTCTAAAACTTAAAATGATTATGTGTTAGAAAGATGGGATCATggagtttttttcatttttttcccccattataaGCAAGTTTAACCTagccttttattgattttagtttaTTGGAGAATGTATATAATATGTTCCATTAATATTTAATTCCTAAAAATGAATTACAAGCATTTTAAGTTTGTATATTTATGTGACCTGCCTTCTAACAatggaaaattaatatttgtttctttgacaAGTGCATATTTTTTGGCAACtagcatataatttaaaaattacaatggaaatattctttcatgttttaaaaatgaaaactataaaattatgtgattaggaatagaaaaataattcaggatTCTCTGTCATCTTCGTATTGTTGGCAGTGTTCATACTGTGTAGTAGAATGTTTACCCTAATGTAgtaatcaattttattttcttttgttacccAGCAAAACTGTTCATTGTAGGATCAAACTCTTCATCATCAACAAGAAATGCAGTTGATATGGGTAAGCAAAAATTTAACTATGTTcataatgaactttattttttttttaagattttatttatttattcatgagagacatagtgagagagaggcagagacacaggcagagggagaagcaggctccatgcggggagcccgacgtgggactcgatcctgtgtctctaggatcacagcactggctgaaggtggcactaaaccgctgagccaccagggctgcccccataaTGAACTTTAAATTAGTGTAGGTTTATTAGTTATATCTTGTGTTCAGGACCAGGTGAAAAAGAAGATGAGCTCGTCCCAATTTTACTTTCTAAAGTTCTAGCCTAATTTCTTAAGGCTTCCGTCAGATCATATTGACTTATGTAGGTATTTTGATAcgtcagagaaatgcaaaagatgTGACATAATTAATTGTTAACTATGCATTTGGAGATAAAATTCTCCTTAACTGTATTCTTAGCCCTTGTAGACTATCGGTGAAACACCATGACCACCACCACTGCAACAAAATAAGCATTTTCATCTTTGTTCAACACTTGGTTAGGTTATTGTGATattacatttattcaacattttttcttttctttcttttctttttttaaatattttatttcttattcatgagagacacagagagaggcagtgacataggcaaggggagaagcaggctccctgtagaaaGCTTGATGCgaaactcgatccctggaccgaggatcatgccctgagccaaaggcagactcttcaaccactgagccacccaggtgtcccaacattttttcttttaagacattCTTCCAATATTATAGACGTTGAACACTGAAATAATTAGCTCATTAATATATCTGTGGAATGAACAATGATCACTTAAactctttcaattatttttacagaaattatCTACCTCTATAATATAAATTAGGActataaatttagtttttcagAGTCTCAAGACTATTCTTGGCCATGACTACCAATTATAAAGCATGAGGTCAGAATTCTTGTGATCATCCATACAAGATACTGGTGGAACTGGAGAAGAGAATTTTATGAAGATAAAGAAGCTACCAAAAAATTCCTAGGGCCTAGGAAATAAGGAGGCCTTTTTCCCCAGAAGGACTATCATAGCTTGAGTCCCTAGGAAAGAGGCAGGTCAAACAAACTGACTTGTCCGCCACACAGACCAAGTAAATGAACAGGGGCTTAGACTTTTTAagagatggaaatgttctaaatgaTAGGTAAATTATGAAACTGAATGAAATAACCTATATTAGAAAACTAGTGAACTGTATGGACAGAATTTAGTGGGATACTTGAAGGATGTtggaaatcttcatttttaatatgtaacAAATACTtaccatattttgttttccttcacatCAGCCTGTTCAGTCCTTGGAGTTGCACAGCTGGATTCTGTGATCATTGCTTCACCTCCTATTGAAGATGGAGTTAATCTCTCCTTGGAGCATTTGCAGCCTTACTGGGAGGAATTAGAAAACTTAGTTCAGAGCAAAAAGATTGTTGCAATAGGTACCTCTGATCTAGACAAAACACAGTTGGAACAGCTGTATCAGTGGGCGCAGGTAAAGCACAGCTCAATCACAAGCACTCTGGGAGGAGCCTATCTTTTAGAGTCTTTGCTACGTATCATTTAGCATCATATGCAATAGTGGACACTTATGATGGGGTGGCTATTCCAAATATGGGAGTTTTGAGGCCAGCTTTATCTAAAGCATTGGACTTTTTTGTCTCAAATATATACCTAATTGAACTTAATATGAATCTCACTTAAAAGGAGTGACAAAAACACTAAAATGTGTACTGAAGCATTACAGTAAAGTGAATTTAGGCTATTTCCTCAGGTTTTACTTTGTGataaaaatactacatttttcTCTATGATTAGGTCATGGTTCTGATTTCTTAAGGAAATATcatatgtaacaaatattttgctgttatttaaagatataaaagactTTTGGTTCATAGAATTTGATAAGGAATAGGTATCAAATTAATCACCACCACTCTCTGGCCTAATAGTATACAATATTATTAGGAAACTTGCTTACTAGTATTTTACCTTTACttcctgtatttttgtttattctttttacttgATCCCCAGCCTTCCCCTTTACAGAGCTTTCAGTTTCTTATGGACAGGAAGACTTTAGAGAAAGTATTGTCCCTTCTCCCTTTGATTTGGTGATAGCCAGAATGCAGCTAAGATTCTGCTGGAGAGACTTGGGTGATCTGGAATGTATCTGTAAATTAACCAGAGAAACTTTTAGAAATTATCTAATTCATTTTCAACATGTGTCTGATTTATAaccatattttatactttaactGTTCTTATGTTTCTATTTGATCCTTTACCTTGAGGACCTATTCCCTCTTTAAGAGCTGGAACCATTGCACTTAGAACTGTGTTTCTGAGGCAAGTGTATTAGATTGCAAGTTGTAGCAGGACAATTTCTAAGGGTTGTAGCACTAtattggcttttttccccctttcctagAGCTTTCCTGTCGCCGTTACCACTGACATGAGTTAGAAAAAGCAGCATACATTAACAAATATGTTcatacaaaaatgttttatgaacTTTAAGCACTATGAAATGcagtctttcatattttctaaaattgtgttCTTTTACTGCTTTCTACTTTTCATAGTACTTAGTGGCAGTGTCCTGATTTTCACTTCTAGGTAAAACCAAATAGTAACCAAGTTAACTTGGCCTCCTGCTGTGTGATGCCTCCAGACTTGACTGCATTTGCTAAACAATTTGACATACAGCTGTTGACTCATAATGATCCAAAAGGTAagacttatattttcatttgattgATTGATCATGAGCTTTTTATCTTATAAGAAACTActtgttaaaatttaatttttaattttatacagtGATAAATGTTACCTGGAACTTTTCATAATAGTTTGAAATGTATATGACTTTAGTTTCACAAAACTTTATTTTGTCtatcagtgagaaaaaaattgaagggaTCATTTCCTGAACAGCCTGTTgaagtttataaatattaaactaCACAAAAAAGATCTTTTGAGATATTCTAAGTAGTATCATATAAAACCTTGTATAGTACAGCAAAAATTGtaccaggggcagccccggtggcgcagcggtttagtgctgcctgcagcccagggcctgatcctggagacctggatcaagtcccacatcgggctctctgcatggagcctgcttctacctctgcctgtgcctctgactctccttctctctctgtgtctcaatgaataaataaataaaaaatcatttaaaaaaaaattgtaccaaACAGCCACTTATTTAAAGAGGGTAAATATCTGGAAAGAGAGGCaggtaaaatttattttgaaatttgagcaTCTTAGGATAGGTAATTGATTAGGTATTTTATTAATCATTACTATCAAGATCTATGTCATCAATTAGAAACATTATTTGATTAATGAGAATGGCTTGTCCACCTTCTGTAGAATGAtgttttatgaacattttatggGATAAGTAGGAAAGCTGAGAAGAgaatgttttatactttatttagcAGTCTCCCCCATTCTcattttttcagtgaaaaaatgaaatggtatttTTAGTAGTTATAACTGTGAAATGTCTTGTGAAAGTTTTAAATCTCTATAACATTTTTATAGAAGTTCTAGTTTAATAAATACTAGAGGAGGTAAGTAAAAAACATGTAGCTTTTACTTCCATGTCTAAAAAGATGGCATTATATTGGTGGTTTGACACAGTTTATTTTTAGTGTGCTTATGGATAACCCCTTAAGCTGTTACATTACTTATTAGCAATCTGCCCCATTCTcattttttcactgttttgtaGGAAAAGGAGTTGTTTTAATAGTTATTGCTCCTCAAATGCTAGGCATCATGCTAAATGCCTTAGAAAGATGATctgtaatcctcacaacagctgAAACTAggcattttattgatgagaaaataGAGCCTTACAATTTAAGAAACTagccaaggtcactcagctggcAAAGGGCAAAATTTAAACTTAGACTTGGTTCTGGTtaaactgggagcctttctccccAATACTGTACTATCGTTTTGATTTGAGATGTAAACATTGTAGTATTTCAATCTGAGAACCTTATTTCTTGTCAGTTTCCATTTAAATGATACCAGAGTAAGAGATAATGACTTTTGCTTCTCCCTACAGTAAGTACTTTGACAAGTGAttagattcattaaaaaaaaaaaaaaaatcattttagtgaAAATCTAACAAAGAATTTCTATGCTGATTTATTCGGAAACATAAACCATTTAAATTCTAACTTTCCATATGTTGGCAAGATACTATATCATTTATCTGTTTCAGGGCAGGGGGAGGATGTGCAGCTCTTCCAACAGTAATTATTATCAACAGCTGATGGATGAGCCTACACCCCGTTCTggc
This DNA window, taken from Canis lupus familiaris isolate Mischka breed German Shepherd chromosome 6, alternate assembly UU_Cfam_GSD_1.0, whole genome shotgun sequence, encodes the following:
- the GCLM gene encoding glutamate--cysteine ligase regulatory subunit; translated protein: MGTDPRAAGALLARARTLHLQTGNLLNWGRLRKKCPSTHSEELRDCIQKTLNEWSSQISPDLVREFPDVLECTVSHAVEKINPDEREEMKVSAKLFIVGSNSSSSTRNAVDMACSVLGVAQLDSVIIASPPIEDGVNLSLEHLQPYWEELENLVQSKKIVAIGTSDLDKTQLEQLYQWAQVKPNSNQVNLASCCVMPPDLTAFAKQFDIQLLTHNDPKELLSEASFQEALQESIPDIQAQEWVPLWLLRYSVIVKSRGIIKSKGYILQAKRRGS